The Microterricola viridarii genome segment TGTGCGGAGGGACGGCCTGGGCTGGATGCTCGAGCACGTGTACGAGTAGCACCTCGATTGCCCAGCCTGGCCAGTTTCATTCCCGTTCACGCGCCTCTCTGAACGATCGTCCGCCCGCGGCACCGAGCTAGACTCTCCCACCGTGCGGCAGAGACGCCGCAGCTACGCGAACGGTGATTCATGATGACTTTCAAGCGGCTCCGCCACTGCGGCCCCCGACTCCCCGGGCGGATGTCGTGACCGCCACCGGTGCGTTCCCCGAACCGCCGCCCACCGGCCTCGACCGGGCCTTCCGCGCGCATGTGATCGTCGGCTCCGTCGAGGATTACGGCGTCACCCGCGCCGGCCACCGCAGAATCGTGCCCATTCTCGGGGGCCGGCTCTCGCACGGAATCGATGCAGACGTGCTGCCGGGAGGAGCCGACTGGCAGATCATGCACCCGGACGGCCGACTTGAGATAGACACCCGCTATTCAGCGCGCACGGATGCCGGCGACCTCCTGCACATCCGAACCCACGGGGTTCGCGTGGGGCCACCCGAGGTGTTGGAAGCACTCCTGGCCGGCGCGATCGTGCCAGCGACGGAATACTACTTTCGGGTCGTCGTCACCGTCGAGACGGCGGCAATCGCGTTCGCCCACTTCCAGGACTCGCTCATCGTTGCGGCAGCCGCTCGCGGCGCAGACGCCGTCGTCTACGACGCCTACCGAGTGCTCTAGCCGAAGAAGTCGAACTGCTGCGGAAGACCCCTGGCCGGCAGACCGCTCTGGCCCAGCTGTCGGCCGCGCCGAGCGGGACCCGCTAATGCCGACGGCGTCGTCCGAACAGCACGGCAGCGACCGTGCCCGCGAGCGCGATCAGAATGGCGCCCACGGCGATCACGATGTACCGCGGCTCTGTCACCTCGGCCACGTACGGCTGCGAGTCTGACCAATCGAGCATGACGCGCACGAAGACGCCCGCTATCACCCAGCCGAGAATCCCGATTCCCGATGCCAGTATCCATCTCCGCGTTCTGACCCGCATCCGCACCCCTTCAGGCAAAAACTCGTGAAGCCAGTTTCGCATCGCGACGGTGCCGGCTGAACTTGTTGCCTCTCAGAGAACTTGAGTTCACCGGGTTGGAAGCCAACGCACACCCGCCCCGCGCCCCGTGCGCGACGCGTGTCATCAAACAGACGGACCCCCTCCCCGTGCTCGGGCCGTTCGTCGGGCTGCCCGCGGCGCGGCCAGCGCGACATCGCCCGCTCGGCGAGCGCGGTGATCGTGAGCGAGGGGTTCACGCCCGGGTTGGCTGGCACCGCCGCGCCGTCGACGACGTGCAGGCCGGGGTGTCCCCACACCCGGTGGAACGGGTCGACGACGCCGTGCTCTGGCGAGTCCGAGACGACCGCCCCGCCGAGGAAGTGTGCGGTCATCGGGATGCCGAACACCTCGGGCCATGAACCGCGCGCCGCCGCCAGCACGCCGCTGTCGCGCTCGACCCGTGCGGCGATCGCCTGCGCCGCTCGGTGCGCACCCGGCAGGTGGCTCGGGTTCGGCTCGCCGTGCCCCTGCGCGCTCGTGAGCACCGGGCGGCCGAAGCGCCGCTTCAGCGAGATCGTGAGCGAGTTGTCGACGGTCTGCATGACGAGCGCGATGATGCCCCGTTCGCTCCACCGGCGGAGCGAGCCGAGACGCAGGGTCCTGACGGGTGCCCTGAGGAACCCTCCGATGAGGGCGGCGAGTCGCGCACCGAGTGAGACATCGCCCGGCACGAGCCCGGTCGCGAGTGCGCCCATGAGGTTCGAGCCGGGACCGTAACGCACGTTCTCGACATGCGTCGTCTCGTCGACGTGGAACGAGGTGGTAATCGCGACCCCTCGTGCGAGTTCGAGCCCATCAGGCACCGAGACGGCGACCGCCCCGTCGAGCGCTTCGGAGTTCGTGCGGGTGAGCCGGCCGAGCGAGGCGGAGAGACCGGGCAGGGCGCCAGAGGCCTTCATCCGGTGCAGCAGCTGTTGCGTGCCCCAGGTTCCCGCGGCGAAGATCACCTGCTCGGCGGTGACCGAGCGGCGGTGGCGGCGCAGCCAGCCGCCCGAACGTTCGGACGTGACCCGGTATCCGCCTCCGGGCAGTGCGCGCACCTCGGTCACGGTGCGCAGCGGCTCGATGACGGCGCCGAGTCGCTCGGCGAGCGCGAGGTAGTTCTTCACGAGCGTGTTCTTCGCTCCGACACGACAGCCGACCATGCAGTTGCCGCACAGTGTGCACCCGGTGCGCGCAGGGCCATCGCCACCGAAGAAGGGGTCGGGCACCGTCTCCCCCGGCACGCCGAACCAGACGCCGACCGGAGCGCGTCGGAACGTGTGACCGACGCCGAGGTCGTCGGCCGCGCCCGCCATGATGCGCTCCACCGGACCCTCATGGGGGTACTGCTCGACGACGCCGAGCATGCGCTTCGCGGTCGCGTAGTGCGGCGCGAGCTCGGCCCGCCAGTCGGCGATGTGCGCCCACTGCCGGTCGGCGAAGAACACCTCGCCCGGCTCGTAGAGCGTGTTCGCATAGTTCAGCGAGCCGCCGCCGACACCGGCGCCCGCGAGCACCATGACGTGCGGCAGCTTGTGGATGCGTTGCACCCCGAAGCATCCGATCGCTGGAGCCCACAAGTAGCGCCGCAGATTCCACGAGGTCTTCGCGAAGTCCTCGTCGGCGAATCGGCGGCCGGCCTCATAGACGTGCACACCGTACCCCTTGGCGCGCAGCCGGAGCGCAGCGACCGAGCCGCCGAATCCTGAACCGATGATCACGACGTCATGGTCGAACCGCGTCTCGCTCATGGCTGCCTCCGTGGGGTGAGTGTGGCGTCGGACACCGCGTTGGCCGTGGTCACGGGGTCGGGCACGAGCACGGTGAGGGCTCCGGGCTGCAGCGAGAAACGCACCGCGCCGCCGCCGAGGCGCTCACCGT includes the following:
- a CDS encoding DUF3237 domain-containing protein, translating into MTATGAFPEPPPTGLDRAFRAHVIVGSVEDYGVTRAGHRRIVPILGGRLSHGIDADVLPGGADWQIMHPDGRLEIDTRYSARTDAGDLLHIRTHGVRVGPPEVLEALLAGAIVPATEYYFRVVVTVETAAIAFAHFQDSLIVAAAARGADAVVYDAYRVL
- a CDS encoding GMC family oxidoreductase codes for the protein MSETRFDHDVVIIGSGFGGSVAALRLRAKGYGVHVYEAGRRFADEDFAKTSWNLRRYLWAPAIGCFGVQRIHKLPHVMVLAGAGVGGGSLNYANTLYEPGEVFFADRQWAHIADWRAELAPHYATAKRMLGVVEQYPHEGPVERIMAGAADDLGVGHTFRRAPVGVWFGVPGETVPDPFFGGDGPARTGCTLCGNCMVGCRVGAKNTLVKNYLALAERLGAVIEPLRTVTEVRALPGGGYRVTSERSGGWLRRHRRSVTAEQVIFAAGTWGTQQLLHRMKASGALPGLSASLGRLTRTNSEALDGAVAVSVPDGLELARGVAITTSFHVDETTHVENVRYGPGSNLMGALATGLVPGDVSLGARLAALIGGFLRAPVRTLRLGSLRRWSERGIIALVMQTVDNSLTISLKRRFGRPVLTSAQGHGEPNPSHLPGAHRAAQAIAARVERDSGVLAAARGSWPEVFGIPMTAHFLGGAVVSDSPEHGVVDPFHRVWGHPGLHVVDGAAVPANPGVNPSLTITALAERAMSRWPRRGQPDERPEHGEGVRLFDDTRRARGAGRVCVGFQPGELKFSERQQVQPAPSRCETGFTSFCLKGCGCGSERGDGYWHRESGFSAG